The following proteins are encoded in a genomic region of Verrucomicrobiota bacterium:
- the phnE gene encoding phosphonate ABC transporter, permease protein PhnE: protein MWRNFTVETTLSPSTLPPPRPGRVKWLWINTSLAAAVLALLVWSWNGTGMSVVALSESGPQILEFLDRMLPPDLSWTETQARPFLPPLRLAGETIAITLQISFLGTALGAVAALFLGFLAAENLTPHWVHHSVKMALAILRSIPVIVLALLFVGAVGLGAFPGVLAIAIHSVGMLGKLFAEECENLEPGVWEAMDSAGANWFQKVRFAIWPQVAPQILSLILFRVDMNIRDSAVLGLVGVAGLGLWIENYRRAFDYQSVATMVLATMLVVLGIEQIGIHIRRHLK from the coding sequence ATCTGGAGGAACTTTACCGTGGAGACGACCTTATCCCCATCAACTCTGCCACCGCCAAGGCCCGGGCGAGTTAAGTGGCTTTGGATTAACACGAGCCTTGCAGCCGCGGTCCTGGCGCTTTTGGTTTGGTCCTGGAACGGCACCGGCATGAGCGTGGTGGCGCTGTCGGAATCTGGTCCGCAGATTCTGGAGTTTCTGGATCGAATGCTGCCGCCGGACCTGAGCTGGACCGAGACTCAGGCCCGTCCGTTTCTGCCGCCCTTGCGGCTGGCGGGCGAAACCATCGCCATCACACTGCAAATCTCTTTCCTGGGCACGGCCCTCGGCGCGGTCGCGGCGCTGTTCCTGGGATTCCTGGCGGCCGAGAACCTCACGCCGCACTGGGTGCATCACTCAGTCAAAATGGCGCTGGCGATCTTGCGTTCGATTCCGGTGATTGTGCTGGCTCTGTTGTTCGTGGGCGCAGTGGGGTTGGGCGCTTTCCCGGGTGTGCTGGCGATCGCGATTCACTCGGTCGGGATGCTGGGGAAGTTGTTTGCCGAAGAATGCGAGAACCTGGAGCCCGGTGTTTGGGAGGCCATGGATAGCGCCGGCGCGAACTGGTTTCAGAAGGTGCGCTTCGCCATCTGGCCGCAAGTGGCGCCGCAGATTCTGTCTCTGATCCTGTTTCGAGTGGACATGAACATCCGCGACTCGGCGGTGCTCGGCCTGGTCGGCGTGGCGGGACTGGGACTCTGGATTGAGAATTATCGGCGGGCTTTCGATTATCAGAGCGTCGCCACGATGGTGCTGGCGACGATGCTGGTTGTCCTCGGGATCGAACAAATCGGCATCCACATCCGCCGGCATCTGAAGTAG
- a CDS encoding divalent metal cation transporter — translation MNAEDKAGSETDGWRRESGAPSLREVYRTIPVPKELSFWRKMLAFSGPGYLVAVGYMDPGNWATDLAGGSQFGYTLLSVILISNLMAILLQSLCAKLGIVTGRDLAQACRDHYSKPTAMTLWLLCEVAICACDLAEVIGSAIALNLLFKIPLVWGVCITALDVLAVMYLQNKGFRYLEALVITLILTIGGCFLAEIIFSKPDIAGVLTGFIPRAEIVRKTEMLYVAIGILGATVMPHNLYLHSSIVQTRKYEQNSDGKAEAIKFATLDSTVALMFALFINAAILIVSAATFHTRGQHDVAEIQDAFKLLSPALGVPVASVLFALALLASGQNSTLTGTLAGQIVMEGFLNIRLRPWLRRLITRLIAIVPAVICTALYGESGTARLLVLSQVILSLQLSFAVIPLVLFTSDRVKMREFVNPLWVKVLAWVTAGLIALLNVKFLLDFLGVIGWFSTLFS, via the coding sequence ATGAACGCAGAGGATAAGGCTGGATCCGAAACAGACGGATGGCGCCGAGAGAGCGGTGCCCCCAGCTTGCGGGAGGTTTATCGGACGATCCCGGTTCCCAAGGAACTCAGCTTTTGGCGCAAGATGCTGGCATTTTCAGGTCCCGGCTACCTGGTCGCCGTCGGATACATGGACCCCGGCAACTGGGCCACGGACCTCGCGGGAGGCTCGCAATTCGGCTACACGCTGTTGAGCGTCATTCTGATTTCCAACCTGATGGCGATTCTCCTGCAGTCGCTGTGCGCGAAGCTGGGCATTGTGACGGGCCGCGACCTCGCGCAGGCATGCCGGGACCATTACTCGAAGCCTACGGCGATGACGCTCTGGTTGCTTTGCGAAGTGGCGATCTGCGCCTGCGACCTGGCGGAGGTCATCGGATCGGCCATCGCTCTGAATCTGCTGTTCAAGATTCCGCTGGTCTGGGGCGTTTGCATCACTGCGCTGGACGTGTTGGCGGTGATGTATCTTCAGAACAAAGGATTCCGGTATCTCGAAGCGCTCGTCATCACTTTGATCCTGACCATCGGGGGGTGTTTCCTCGCCGAAATAATTTTCTCGAAACCAGACATCGCTGGAGTCTTGACCGGATTCATTCCCAGGGCCGAGATCGTCCGGAAGACCGAAATGCTCTATGTAGCCATCGGAATCCTGGGAGCGACCGTCATGCCGCACAATCTCTATCTGCACTCTTCCATCGTCCAGACCCGGAAGTACGAGCAGAATAGCGACGGCAAAGCGGAGGCGATCAAGTTCGCCACGCTCGACTCGACGGTCGCCTTGATGTTCGCGCTCTTCATCAACGCGGCGATCCTGATCGTGTCCGCCGCGACCTTCCACACCCGTGGCCAGCACGACGTGGCCGAGATTCAGGACGCCTTCAAACTGCTCAGTCCCGCGCTCGGTGTGCCGGTGGCGAGCGTCCTGTTTGCGCTGGCTTTGCTGGCTTCGGGGCAGAATTCGACTTTGACCGGCACGCTCGCCGGGCAAATCGTCATGGAAGGGTTCCTGAATATTCGCTTGCGTCCCTGGCTGCGGCGTTTGATCACGCGCTTGATTGCGATCGTCCCGGCGGTGATCTGCACGGCGCTTTATGGCGAAAGCGGCACGGCCAGGCTGCTGGTTCTGAGCCAGGTCATCCTGAGCCTTCAATTGTCCTTCGCGGTGATCCCGCTGGTGCTGTTCACGAGCGACCGCGTCAAAATGCGTGAATTCGTCAATCCGCTTTGGGTCAAGGTTCTGGCGTGGGTGACGGCGGGATTGATCGCCTTGCTCAACGTCAAATTCCTGCTCGACTTTCTGGGAGTGATCGGCTGGTTTTCGACACTGTTCAGTTGA
- a CDS encoding universal stress protein, with protein sequence MYRKILVALENSPADQSLLPHVKELADRFDAQLLLVHVADGWVARNFDQLKLAESEEMKADRNYLERMAADLRAAGLKASAHLALGDPPSEILKCAEREQCDLIAMTMHGHRLLGDLIFGSTISEVRHRSTIPILLVRAAQR encoded by the coding sequence ATGTACCGAAAGATCCTCGTCGCCCTTGAGAATAGCCCGGCGGATCAAAGTCTCCTGCCGCACGTCAAGGAATTGGCGGACCGCTTCGATGCGCAACTGTTGCTGGTGCACGTGGCGGATGGCTGGGTCGCGCGAAATTTCGATCAACTCAAGCTCGCGGAATCGGAGGAGATGAAGGCAGACCGGAATTACCTGGAAAGGATGGCCGCGGACCTGCGGGCCGCCGGCTTGAAAGCTTCCGCGCACCTGGCGCTGGGCGATCCGCCTTCCGAAATCCTGAAATGCGCCGAACGCGAGCAATGCGATCTGATCGCCATGACCATGCACGGACACCGGCTCCTGGGAGATTTGATCTTCGGAAGCACCATCTCGGAAGTCCGGCACCGGAGCACGATCCCGATTCTGCTCGTCCGCGCAGCGCAAAGATAA
- a CDS encoding 6-phosphofructokinase → MADLVGNLLVAQSGGPTAVINASAAGVIQEAGRYPDLIEEIYGGLNGILGILNEELIDIQEEKRVVIEGLKHTPAAALGTCRYKIDFKKKAEQAAKDMDRLFQVLQAHNIRYFFYIGGNDSQDTAHKIHEQAVQRAYELRVIGVPKTIDNDLPHTDHCPGYGSAIKYNATTVMEIAADAASMASDSGVCCLIEVMGRAAGWIAAGTVLAKRSSGDAPHIILLPEIPFDESGFLAKVQETLAANKYCIVVVGEGLRNAAGKELAADERTLDAFGHAVLSGAAERVAEIVSSKLKVKTRTVKLGYAQRAAAHCASETDVLEAVACGAAAVRAAIDGQSGLMVKLVRHQNSPYRWTTGFQELKEIANVERLVPREWISADGFLPNETFIEYARPLIDGELHLPMDGGLPKFVTLQKSPVEKKLSPRA, encoded by the coding sequence ATGGCAGATCTAGTCGGAAACTTGTTGGTTGCGCAGTCGGGTGGCCCTACGGCCGTCATTAACGCCAGCGCAGCCGGAGTCATCCAGGAAGCCGGGAGGTATCCGGATTTGATTGAGGAGATTTACGGGGGACTCAACGGCATTCTTGGCATCCTCAATGAAGAATTGATCGATATCCAGGAGGAGAAGCGCGTCGTCATCGAAGGGTTGAAGCACACGCCTGCGGCGGCGCTTGGCACGTGCCGCTACAAAATTGACTTCAAGAAAAAAGCCGAACAGGCGGCCAAGGACATGGACCGGCTGTTTCAGGTTCTCCAGGCGCACAACATCCGGTATTTTTTCTACATCGGCGGCAACGATTCCCAGGACACGGCTCACAAAATTCACGAACAAGCCGTCCAGCGCGCCTACGAACTTCGCGTCATCGGCGTGCCCAAGACCATCGATAACGATCTCCCGCACACGGATCATTGTCCGGGTTATGGTTCGGCGATCAAATACAACGCGACGACGGTGATGGAGATCGCGGCCGACGCGGCCAGCATGGCTTCAGACAGCGGCGTGTGTTGCCTGATCGAAGTCATGGGCCGCGCTGCGGGGTGGATTGCGGCCGGCACGGTGCTGGCCAAGCGCAGCTCTGGCGATGCGCCTCACATCATTTTGTTGCCGGAGATTCCTTTTGATGAAAGCGGGTTTCTCGCGAAGGTCCAGGAGACACTGGCTGCGAATAAATACTGCATTGTGGTCGTGGGGGAGGGACTTCGCAACGCGGCGGGCAAAGAACTGGCCGCCGACGAGCGGACGCTGGATGCTTTTGGGCACGCGGTCCTTTCCGGGGCCGCCGAACGCGTGGCCGAAATCGTGTCCTCGAAGCTCAAAGTCAAAACTCGAACCGTCAAACTTGGCTATGCCCAGCGCGCCGCCGCCCATTGTGCCAGTGAAACCGATGTGCTGGAAGCGGTCGCGTGCGGCGCGGCAGCCGTGCGGGCAGCCATCGACGGCCAGAGCGGCCTCATGGTGAAGCTCGTCCGTCACCAAAACAGCCCCTACCGCTGGACTACCGGGTTTCAGGAATTGAAGGAGATTGCCAACGTCGAGCGCTTGGTGCCGCGAGAGTGGATCAGCGCCGATGGGTTCCTGCCCAACGAAACGTTCATCGAATACGCGCGCCCCTTGATCGACGGCGAGCTTCATTTGCCCATGGACGGCGGCCTTCCCAAATTCGTCACGCTCCAGAAGAGTCCGGTGGAGAAGAAACTCTCGCCGCGGGCGTAG
- a CDS encoding Arc family DNA binding domain-containing protein, with translation MAERKSFLIRIDPALWAELEAWAQQELRSVNGQIEYLLRDAVLRRKRSSSVQTEPQNASLESTKPIIQ, from the coding sequence ATGGCGGAAAGAAAAAGCTTCTTGATTCGGATCGATCCGGCGCTCTGGGCGGAGTTGGAAGCTTGGGCGCAGCAGGAGTTGCGGAGCGTCAACGGCCAGATCGAGTACCTTCTGCGCGACGCCGTGCTGCGCCGAAAGCGCAGCTCCAGCGTGCAAACCGAACCTCAGAATGCATCGCTCGAGTCCACTAAGCCGATCATTCAGTAA
- a CDS encoding SPFH domain-containing protein, whose translation MLPINILLLLGSLTAIIGAIVMGARSGSPPNWWLLIGGVLTLGSSIIMMVGFFTLQPNEARVLVLFGAYKGTVRVSGFHWGNPFYSNGASGGGRRAAAASSEGKASSGSAAGAHEAAHRRRNTISLRTRNFNSEKLKVNDKRGNPIEIAAVVVWRVNDTAQAMFDVDDYQNYVTVQSESALRHVASCYAYDHGEDNEITLRSNVDEISQALRVELQERLAKAGVVVEEARLTHLAYSPEIAQAMLRRQQAEAVIAARQKIVHGAVSMVDMALKELADKDVVQLDDERKASMVSNLMVVLCGDSEVHPVVNTGTLYN comes from the coding sequence ATGCTTCCCATCAATATCCTCCTTCTGCTCGGCAGCCTGACCGCGATCATTGGCGCAATCGTCATGGGTGCACGATCCGGCTCGCCACCCAATTGGTGGTTACTGATTGGAGGCGTCCTCACGCTGGGTTCGAGCATCATCATGATGGTGGGCTTCTTCACGCTTCAACCTAATGAGGCGCGTGTGCTGGTCCTCTTCGGGGCTTACAAGGGGACCGTGCGGGTGAGCGGATTTCATTGGGGAAATCCCTTCTACTCGAATGGAGCCAGCGGCGGTGGCCGACGGGCCGCAGCCGCCTCCAGCGAAGGCAAGGCGAGTTCGGGGTCGGCGGCGGGAGCGCACGAGGCGGCGCACCGGCGGAGAAACACCATTTCGCTGCGCACCCGGAACTTTAATAGCGAGAAACTCAAAGTGAACGACAAACGCGGCAATCCCATCGAGATCGCGGCCGTCGTCGTCTGGAGAGTGAACGACACGGCCCAGGCGATGTTCGACGTGGACGATTACCAGAACTACGTCACGGTTCAGAGCGAATCGGCGCTGCGTCACGTCGCCAGTTGCTACGCTTACGATCACGGCGAGGACAACGAAATCACGCTGCGCAGCAATGTGGATGAGATTTCGCAGGCGTTGCGAGTCGAATTGCAAGAGCGGCTGGCGAAGGCCGGAGTGGTGGTGGAAGAGGCGAGGCTGACCCATCTCGCGTATTCTCCGGAGATCGCTCAGGCGATGTTGCGCCGCCAGCAAGCCGAAGCGGTGATTGCGGCGCGGCAGAAAATCGTCCACGGCGCGGTCAGTATGGTGGATATGGCTTTGAAGGAACTGGCGGACAAAGACGTGGTTCAACTCGACGACGAACGGAAGGCCTCCATGGTGAGCAATCTCATGGTGGTGCTTTGCGGCGACTCCGAAGTCCACCCGGTCGTCAACACAGGCACGCTCTACAACTGA
- a CDS encoding DUF433 domain-containing protein translates to MPEAASCNRRWPGASCHQRMKRLPRQPAKRVELGKQIVADPEICHGQPTFKGTRIMVWIVLEQLEEGLTWAEIEREWDGKVKEDAIAEAISIADLVVKHEPFRGFNVGARRKPARRATAIAA, encoded by the coding sequence ATGCCCGAAGCCGCGTCTTGCAATCGCCGTTGGCCAGGCGCATCCTGCCACCAGCGTATGAAAAGGCTACCAAGACAGCCGGCCAAGCGCGTGGAACTCGGCAAGCAGATCGTGGCCGACCCCGAAATCTGTCATGGACAACCAACCTTCAAGGGGACGCGGATCATGGTCTGGATTGTCCTCGAACAACTCGAAGAAGGCCTGACCTGGGCAGAAATTGAACGGGAATGGGACGGCAAGGTTAAGGAGGACGCCATCGCAGAGGCGATCTCGATCGCCGATCTGGTGGTCAAACATGAACCGTTCAGGGGGTTTAATGTTGGTGCTCGACGAAAACCTGCCCGCCGGGCAACGGCAATCGCTGCGTGA
- a CDS encoding lipoate--protein ligase family protein, with the protein MKYLDLSFPTPALNVACDEALLDWSEEGGDCEILRVWEPNQHFVVLGYANQASLEVKRDRCREMHIPILRRCSGGGTVLQGPGCLNYTLILRVDASRPVSTIAEANAHIMGAHQRALASLLNKEVAIEGHTDLAIGGRKFSGNAQRRKRRFLLFHGSFLLDFDLSLIEHALLLPSKQPVYRRNRSHLEFLMNLKLPADAIKRALRSAWSANETLDRTPTALIEQMAKEKYSQVEWTFRFP; encoded by the coding sequence ATGAAATACCTGGACCTTTCGTTCCCCACGCCCGCACTCAATGTGGCATGCGACGAGGCGCTGCTGGACTGGTCAGAGGAAGGCGGCGATTGCGAGATTCTCCGAGTCTGGGAGCCGAACCAGCACTTCGTCGTCTTGGGCTATGCCAACCAAGCCAGCCTGGAAGTCAAACGGGACCGGTGCCGGGAAATGCACATCCCGATCCTGCGCCGGTGCAGCGGCGGCGGCACGGTGCTGCAAGGTCCAGGCTGCCTGAACTACACCCTGATCTTGCGCGTGGATGCATCAAGACCCGTGTCCACGATTGCCGAAGCCAATGCCCACATCATGGGCGCCCATCAACGCGCGCTCGCTTCGCTCCTGAACAAGGAAGTCGCGATAGAAGGGCACACGGATCTGGCGATCGGCGGACGGAAGTTCTCCGGGAACGCGCAAAGGCGAAAGCGGCGATTCCTGCTCTTCCACGGTTCGTTTCTTCTGGATTTCGACCTCAGCCTGATCGAACACGCGCTCCTCCTGCCGTCGAAGCAGCCGGTGTATCGCCGGAACCGCTCGCACCTTGAATTCCTGATGAACTTGAAACTCCCGGCTGACGCGATCAAGAGAGCGCTCAGGAGCGCTTGGTCCGCGAACGAGACCCTGGATCGAACTCCCACCGCCTTGATTGAGCAAATGGCGAAAGAGAAGTACTCCCAAGTGGAATGGACGTTTCGATTCCCATGA